The Chromatiales bacterium DNA segment TTTCAGCACCGCTGCGTGCTTGGCGAGGAGCCGCCGATCCTCTGGCACAACGACATCATTCGTCCTTCGCTGTGCAATGCCGTGATCCTTGCCGAACCCGGCGCGAGCTTTCTCGGGGGTTGGCGTGATCTTGCCGCGAAGGTATTCGACGGCAGCTGGAGCCGGCATTCCTGCCAGACGGCCTCCGAACTCTGGTACGCGGGCCATGCCGGGATCCACGTCGCGCCACGGCGGATGTTCTATCGCTTTGGCGTGGACCGCGCGAGCTTCGCAAGCCTGTTCGAACAGAACGTCGGCAACCTGCGCGATGTATGCAGCATCCACCTGTGGTCGCATCTGTGGTGGAGCGAGGGACGCCGCGACTTCACGAATTTTCACGCCGGGCTTCTGACTGAAGACTATGTGCGCAACGCGGATACGAGTTATGCGCGCATCGCCCGCTGGTTCCTGCCGTAAACCGGACGTCTCACGGTAACTCGATTTTTCCACCCTTGTAGAACAGCGTCGCGGGTCCGATCGGTGGTTCGTACCCGGCAATCCGTTCGCGCAACACCCGTTCGGCCGCAAGAACGCGCGCCGCGCTCATCGCCTTCATGCGCGAGATCGCCGCATGGTGTGCGTGATCGAAGGCGTTGCGGCCATGACAGACATAGACATAACACCAGCCCACACCGCGCAGCCGCGTGATGGAACGCCCGGCCTCGAACAGCGCGTACACCAGCCCCGTGTCTTCGCCGCGCGGCAGCTCCGGGTAACGGGGCAGCCGGTCGCGTCGCGCGAGCAGGGTGCCCTGCACGAAGTTCATCGGATAGGCCTCGGTGTGCCAGTCATCCCAGGCAAGTTCGCGCGTGTCCGCAAACCAGTGCAACTGATCGGACAGGAAGCAGACGTCCGATCCTGCCGATTCGAGTGCCGCAAGCTGGGATTCGAGGCGCAGCGGATGGAAGCGATCGTCGTCGTCCCACTGACAGACGAGTTCGCCTCGCGCGCGCTCGACGGCGAAATTGCGCAGGGCCCCGAGCGTGCGTCGTTCGGGGGTTCCAGCCACGCGAACGCGGGCATCCACCGCCGCCATGGCGCGCAGCCGTGCGTCGAACGCCGCCCCGCCGTCGTGGATGATCAGCAGCTCCCGCCTAGAGTGGGTCTGCCGCAGAAAATCGCTGATCGCGAGTTGCAACAACGCCTCGCGGCCGGGCTGGGTGACGGTGATACAGCTGACGAGCATCGCGTGGCGGGAGGGGTGAATAATCACGAAATCGTGGGCAATCCTGTACGCTAGCGGGAACTCCGAAAACGCGAATCGCCCGATGCGCGCGACCATCATCCTAACCTATCGCGACGGCGCCACGGACGACCGCCGCCGCAACCTGGAAGCCGTCACCGGCTGGCTCGCGCAATGGCCTGACCAGCCGCTGATC contains these protein-coding regions:
- a CDS encoding glycosyltransferase yields the protein MLVSCITVTQPGREALLQLAISDFLRQTHSRRELLIIHDGGAAFDARLRAMAAVDARVRVAGTPERRTLGALRNFAVERARGELVCQWDDDDRFHPLRLESQLAALESAGSDVCFLSDQLHWFADTRELAWDDWHTEAYPMNFVQGTLLARRDRLPRYPELPRGEDTGLVYALFEAGRSITRLRGVGWCYVYVCHGRNAFDHAHHAAISRMKAMSAARVLAAERVLRERIAGYEPPIGPATLFYKGGKIELP